Proteins co-encoded in one Metabacillus sp. KUDC1714 genomic window:
- a CDS encoding PrkA family serine protein kinase produces MDILKKIEKYREDEQRLKWEGTFVEYLDIVKEKPWVAQSAHSRVYNMIRDAGIEEVEGKRTYKFFDHQLYGLENALERLVEEYFHPAAKRLDVRKRILLLMGPVSGGKSTLVTMLKRGLEKYSLSDRGAVYAIKGCPMHEDPLHLIPHHLREDFYDEYGIRIEGNLSPLNVMRLEEEYGGRIEDVRVERVFLSEDKRAGIGTFSPSDPKSQDIADLTGSIDFSTIAEYGSESDPRAYRFDGELNKANRGMMEFQEMLKCDEKFLWHLLSLTQEGNFKAGRFALISADELIVAHTNETEYRSFISNKKNEALHSRIIVMPVPYNLKVTEEERIYEKMINESDVSDVHIAPHTLKVAAMFTILTRLKDPKRGDIDLVKKMRLYDGESVEGFNSVDLVELQKEYNDEGMSGIDPRYVINRISSTIIRKEVPSINALDVLRALKEGLDQHASISNEDREKYLNFISVARKLYDDMAKKEVQKAFVYSYEESAKTLMDNYLDNVEAYCNKNKLRDPLTGEEMNPDEKLMRSIEEQIGISENAKKAFREEILIRISAYARKGKRFDYNSHERLREAIQKKLFADLKDVVKITTSSKTPDEQQLKKINEVVARLIDEHGYNSTSANDLLRYVGSLLNR; encoded by the coding sequence ATGGATATTTTAAAGAAAATTGAAAAGTACAGGGAAGATGAGCAGCGTTTAAAGTGGGAAGGAACCTTCGTAGAGTATTTGGACATTGTTAAGGAAAAGCCTTGGGTTGCACAATCAGCTCATTCCAGGGTTTACAATATGATTAGAGATGCTGGAATTGAAGAAGTCGAAGGTAAGAGAACATATAAGTTCTTTGATCACCAGCTGTATGGGTTAGAAAATGCATTAGAACGATTAGTCGAGGAGTATTTCCATCCTGCGGCAAAAAGGTTAGATGTTAGAAAGCGTATTTTACTATTAATGGGTCCTGTAAGTGGTGGTAAGTCAACACTTGTTACCATGCTCAAAAGGGGATTAGAAAAATACTCGTTATCAGATAGAGGCGCTGTTTATGCGATTAAAGGCTGTCCAATGCATGAAGATCCTTTGCACCTGATACCACATCATTTACGTGAAGACTTTTATGATGAATATGGGATTCGAATTGAAGGGAATCTTTCACCATTAAATGTGATGCGTTTAGAAGAAGAATATGGCGGAAGAATTGAAGATGTCAGGGTTGAACGTGTATTTCTTTCCGAAGACAAACGTGCAGGGATTGGAACATTTAGTCCATCAGATCCAAAGTCTCAAGATATTGCTGACTTAACAGGAAGCATTGACTTTTCAACGATAGCAGAATATGGATCAGAGTCAGACCCACGTGCATATCGTTTTGATGGTGAGTTAAACAAAGCGAACCGAGGTATGATGGAGTTCCAGGAGATGCTTAAATGTGATGAGAAATTTCTCTGGCATTTGCTTTCATTAACTCAAGAAGGTAATTTCAAGGCAGGTCGTTTTGCATTAATCTCTGCAGATGAATTAATCGTAGCACATACAAATGAAACGGAATATCGTTCATTTATTTCAAATAAAAAGAATGAAGCCCTTCATTCTCGGATTATCGTCATGCCTGTTCCGTATAATTTAAAAGTGACTGAGGAAGAGCGCATTTATGAAAAGATGATAAACGAAAGTGATGTATCAGATGTTCATATTGCACCACACACGTTAAAAGTAGCGGCCATGTTTACGATCTTAACACGTTTGAAAGATCCGAAGCGTGGAGATATTGATCTCGTTAAGAAAATGAGATTATATGATGGAGAGAGCGTCGAAGGTTTTAATTCTGTTGATCTCGTAGAACTTCAAAAAGAATACAATGATGAAGGTATGTCAGGCATTGATCCACGTTATGTCATTAACCGTATTTCATCAACAATTATTCGTAAGGAAGTCCCTTCTATTAATGCACTTGATGTATTACGTGCACTTAAAGAAGGCCTTGATCAACATGCATCAATCTCAAATGAGGATCGTGAGAAATACTTAAACTTCATTTCGGTTGCACGTAAGCTATATGACGATATGGCGAAAAAAGAAGTACAAAAAGCTTTTGTCTACTCTTATGAAGAATCAGCAAAAACGCTTATGGATAACTACTTAGATAATGTGGAAGCTTATTGTAATAAAAACAAGCTTCGTGACCCATTAACTGGTGAAGAAATGAATCCAGACGAAAAACTAATGCGTTCAATTGAAGAACAAATAGGTATTTCCGAAAATGCGAAAAAAGCGTTCCGCGAAGAAATTCTTATTCGAATCTCAGCATATGCACGTAAAGGAAAGAGATTTGATTACAACTCACATGAGCGATTACGTGAAGCAATCCAGAAGAAGCTATTTGCTGACTTAAAAGATGTTGTTAAAATTACAACGTCTTCGAAGACACCTGATGAACAACAGCTTAAGAAAATCAATGAGGTTGTCGCACGTCTAATTGATGAGCATGGTTATAACTCAACCTCTGCTAATGATTTATTGCGTTATGTAGGAAGCTTATTAAATAGATAA
- the queG gene encoding tRNA epoxyqueuosine(34) reductase QueG — MNTEQLKKEVIEYSKEIGIDKIGFTSATMFEELKQRLMTQQELGYQSGFEESDIEKRVTPVKLLPKASSIISIALAYPSKLKNAPKSTREDRRGIFCRASWGQDYHTVLRDRLSKLENFLREKVPNIQIKSMVDTGELSDRAVAERAGIGWSGKNCSIITPEFGSYVYLGEMITNFPFPPDKPMEDQCGSCTKCLDVCPTGALVQGGQLDSSKCIAFLTQTKGFLPDEYRSKIGNRIYGCDTCQTVCPVNKGKDFHLHEEMEPDPEIAKPKLKPLLKISNRDFKEKYGHISGSWRGKKPLQRNAILALAHFKDTTALPDLIDLMHNDSRPVIRGTAAWAIGKIANNIDVAKELHKAYMTEKDEEVKEEISKGLAFIEKK; from the coding sequence ATGAATACTGAGCAGTTAAAAAAAGAAGTCATTGAATATAGTAAAGAGATTGGTATAGATAAAATTGGATTTACTAGTGCAACTATGTTTGAAGAACTAAAACAACGGCTCATGACACAGCAGGAGTTAGGTTATCAATCTGGATTTGAGGAGTCAGACATCGAGAAACGGGTCACACCTGTAAAGCTTTTACCGAAGGCAAGTTCAATTATATCAATCGCTCTAGCCTACCCTTCTAAGTTGAAAAATGCTCCTAAAAGTACAAGAGAGGATAGACGGGGAATTTTTTGTCGTGCTTCATGGGGACAGGATTATCATACTGTATTACGTGATAGACTTAGTAAATTAGAGAACTTTTTAAGAGAAAAGGTACCTAATATTCAAATTAAATCGATGGTAGATACAGGTGAACTTTCAGATAGAGCTGTTGCAGAACGTGCAGGAATTGGCTGGAGTGGCAAAAACTGCTCCATAATAACTCCTGAATTTGGTTCTTATGTTTATTTAGGAGAAATGATAACGAATTTTCCTTTCCCTCCTGACAAGCCGATGGAGGATCAATGTGGAAGCTGTACAAAATGCTTAGATGTTTGCCCAACTGGTGCACTTGTTCAGGGGGGGCAGCTTGATTCGTCAAAATGTATTGCATTTTTAACCCAAACAAAAGGGTTTTTACCTGACGAATATCGCTCAAAAATAGGAAACCGTATTTATGGTTGTGATACATGTCAAACGGTTTGTCCGGTTAATAAGGGGAAGGACTTTCATTTACACGAAGAAATGGAGCCAGATCCAGAAATCGCCAAGCCAAAATTAAAACCACTGCTCAAAATTAGTAATCGGGATTTTAAAGAGAAATATGGTCATATTTCTGGATCGTGGAGAGGGAAAAAGCCATTGCAACGGAATGCGATCTTAGCCCTAGCACATTTTAAGGATACAACTGCACTTCCAGACTTAATCGACTTGATGCACAATGATTCAAGACCCGTAATTCGTGGGACTGCTGCATGGGCAATTGGGAAAATCGCTAATAATATAGATGTTGCAAAAGAACTGCATAAGGCTTACATGACTGAGAAGGATGAAGAAGTGAAGGAAGAGATTAGCAAGGGATTAGCTTTTATTGAGAAAAAATGA
- the manA gene encoding mannose-6-phosphate isomerase, class I, translated as MRNEPLFFKPIFKDRIWGGTQLTSFHYNIPSETTGECWAFSAHPNGQSVVKNGQYEGVTLGELWEKHRDLFGNIAGDRFPLLTKILDANQDLSVQVHPNDEYARIHENGELGKTECWYIIDCEEGAEIIYGHHAQTKEELISMIEKGEWDQLLRRVKIKPGDFFFVPSGTIHAIGAGTIILETQQNSDTTYRVFDFNRKDAEGNLRELHIEKSIEVTETPSSHTEVSPETKQIDGVEITTYVECPYFTVQKWSLSDTATLTQEKPFTLVSVIDGEGELVHKGKTYSFRKGDHFLLPNEFGEFSLKGKADLIASYL; from the coding sequence TTGAGAAATGAACCACTTTTTTTTAAGCCAATTTTTAAAGATAGAATATGGGGTGGAACACAACTTACATCCTTTCATTATAATATCCCCTCTGAAACTACAGGTGAATGCTGGGCTTTTTCTGCACATCCTAATGGACAAAGTGTTGTAAAGAACGGTCAATATGAAGGTGTAACCTTAGGAGAACTTTGGGAGAAACACCGCGATCTATTTGGAAATATTGCTGGTGATCGCTTCCCGCTATTAACGAAAATCCTTGATGCTAACCAAGATCTGTCCGTTCAAGTTCATCCTAATGACGAATATGCTAGAATCCACGAAAATGGCGAACTAGGGAAAACAGAATGCTGGTATATTATTGATTGTGAAGAAGGCGCTGAAATTATTTATGGTCATCACGCACAAACAAAAGAAGAATTAATTAGTATGATTGAAAAAGGTGAATGGGATCAACTTTTACGAAGAGTAAAAATCAAGCCTGGCGACTTCTTCTTCGTCCCAAGTGGCACAATTCACGCAATAGGAGCTGGAACGATTATTCTAGAAACACAGCAAAACTCTGATACAACGTATCGTGTTTTTGATTTTAACCGTAAAGACGCTGAAGGAAATCTTCGTGAGCTACATATCGAAAAAAGCATTGAAGTAACCGAAACACCATCTTCACATACGGAAGTTTCACCAGAAACAAAACAAATTGATGGTGTGGAAATAACAACATATGTAGAATGTCCTTATTTTACTGTTCAAAAATGGAGCCTTTCAGATACTGCCACTCTAACACAAGAGAAACCATTCACTTTAGTTAGTGTTATTGATGGTGAGGGGGAATTAGTTCACAAAGGTAAAACATATAGCTTTAGAAAAGGTGATCATTTCTTGTTACCAAATGAGTTTGGTGAATTTAGCCTTAAAGGTAAAGCTGATTTAATTGCATCATATTTATAA
- a CDS encoding response regulator transcription factor has protein sequence MKAIIIDDEKHVRDGLLLLGEWDRFGIHEIFEAKDGEEAKTLILEQRPEIIFTDMNMPKLDGIQLLKWLHDKEINSKTIVVSGYDDFHYMRNAITYGSFDYILKPIEPDVLNETLERATKEWKKQALMRESTLENTRVMNEIKPLYWDHLFTGIMNKPTIPSDAKEKIQKEFGINITEVQCTITLLSINSIISRYFEGDKDLAFFSTLNICNEIVWSNRNGFCFRNVNKEDEIVILLWTHKNQFDLLEKVQISISKYCYIKLTMAVGKPSQQLHETYQSALQTMLKYNIVEANKKKIVSYQDISSSPLLHILDYTQEIMWALQSGSIEQMDDVLNRIFHSLQSTHILSFEQIQVWENQFELLRKNWLKEYNINEQISQYNGKDYWKDDGSFSYEKFKEEKRKEFHELIHSLYKVKYQKEKNSIQEIESFLRNNYERDIPLQEIADRFYLSREYISRKFKAEYNETITNYLTNIRIEKAKELLENPHLKIYEISFKVGYQNEKYFSKVFKKAVGLTPNEYRVSMMSK, from the coding sequence TTGAAGGCAATTATTATAGATGATGAGAAACATGTAAGAGATGGTTTATTGTTATTAGGAGAATGGGACCGCTTTGGTATTCATGAAATATTTGAGGCGAAAGATGGAGAAGAAGCGAAAACACTGATCCTAGAGCAGCGACCTGAAATCATTTTTACTGATATGAATATGCCTAAATTAGATGGGATTCAGCTGTTAAAATGGCTGCATGACAAGGAAATAAATAGCAAAACTATTGTGGTAAGCGGGTATGATGATTTTCACTATATGAGAAACGCGATTACTTATGGAAGCTTTGACTATATTTTAAAACCGATTGAACCAGATGTTTTAAATGAGACATTAGAAAGGGCTACAAAGGAATGGAAGAAGCAAGCTTTAATGAGGGAGTCTACCCTAGAAAATACACGAGTGATGAATGAAATTAAACCGTTATATTGGGATCATTTATTCACAGGTATTATGAACAAACCAACAATTCCTTCTGATGCGAAAGAGAAGATTCAAAAAGAATTTGGAATAAATATTACAGAGGTCCAATGCACAATTACATTACTATCGATTAACTCGATTATTTCAAGGTATTTCGAGGGAGATAAAGATTTAGCGTTTTTTTCGACGCTAAACATATGTAATGAAATAGTCTGGTCAAATCGTAATGGCTTTTGTTTTAGAAATGTCAACAAGGAAGATGAGATTGTAATACTCTTGTGGACTCATAAAAATCAATTCGATTTACTTGAAAAAGTTCAAATATCTATTTCTAAATACTGTTATATAAAACTGACAATGGCTGTCGGTAAACCTTCACAGCAGTTACATGAAACCTATCAATCTGCACTGCAAACAATGCTTAAGTATAATATCGTAGAAGCGAATAAAAAGAAGATTGTTTCTTATCAAGACATCTCTTCAAGTCCCTTGCTTCATATTTTAGATTATACTCAGGAGATTATGTGGGCATTGCAAAGTGGGAGTATTGAGCAAATGGATGATGTGCTAAATCGGATCTTTCATTCACTTCAATCAACCCATATTCTATCATTTGAACAAATACAAGTATGGGAAAATCAGTTTGAACTTTTAAGGAAGAATTGGCTAAAGGAATATAATATTAACGAGCAGATATCCCAATATAATGGCAAGGATTATTGGAAAGATGATGGCTCTTTTTCATATGAGAAATTTAAAGAAGAGAAGAGAAAAGAATTTCATGAATTAATTCATTCTTTATATAAAGTAAAATACCAAAAGGAAAAGAATAGTATACAAGAAATTGAATCATTTTTAAGAAATAACTATGAAAGAGATATTCCACTACAGGAAATTGCTGATCGCTTTTATTTAAGTCGAGAGTATATTTCTAGAAAATTTAAAGCGGAATACAACGAAACAATTACAAATTACTTAACGAATATTCGGATTGAAAAAGCGAAGGAGCTTTTAGAAAACCCTCATTTGAAAATATATGAAATTTCATTTAAAGTTGGCTATCAAAATGAAAAGTATTTTAGTAAAGTGTTTAAAAAGGCAGTAGGCCTTACACCGAATGAATACCGAGTATCAATGATGTCTAAGTAG
- a CDS encoding amidase domain-containing protein translates to MLSELNELKLQMLINKKIRNTDRNDHEFQAIERKLLSSENRKTEVVKGSAHVRIAKVEEQSQDLKDALYICHFKWLNKQQDSFYLEERIEQRMARFYRDELVEDRIIDNHVNEVECNIQIDEPRSKDSFIYDRLAAVQYAERWWNSTNSIYKNFEVNCTNFISQCLHAGGASMRGYPNPSSGWWMQSNKWSYSWSVANAMRNFFIHSKAGLRAEVVDSAEQLMPGDVICYDFQGDGRYDHTTFVVAKDQENMPLVNAQTYNSRMRYWSYEDSTAYTPNIKYTFFRIIDDTSSK, encoded by the coding sequence ATGCTTTCAGAATTAAATGAACTGAAGCTTCAGATGCTGATTAATAAAAAGATACGAAATACTGATCGAAATGATCATGAATTTCAGGCGATTGAACGAAAGCTTCTTTCAAGTGAAAATAGGAAAACAGAAGTTGTAAAAGGAAGTGCTCACGTAAGAATTGCCAAGGTGGAAGAACAATCCCAGGATCTAAAGGACGCATTGTATATATGTCACTTCAAATGGTTAAATAAACAACAAGATTCTTTTTATTTAGAGGAACGAATCGAGCAGCGTATGGCTCGTTTTTATCGAGATGAATTAGTTGAAGACCGAATTATTGATAATCATGTTAATGAGGTTGAATGTAACATTCAAATTGATGAACCACGAAGCAAGGATTCTTTTATTTATGATCGGCTTGCAGCAGTTCAATATGCAGAGAGATGGTGGAATAGTACCAATTCAATCTATAAAAATTTTGAAGTGAATTGTACGAACTTTATTTCTCAATGTCTCCATGCAGGTGGTGCTTCAATGCGAGGGTATCCAAATCCTTCTTCGGGATGGTGGATGCAAAGTAACAAATGGAGTTATAGTTGGTCTGTAGCAAATGCAATGAGAAATTTTTTCATCCATTCAAAGGCTGGGTTAAGGGCAGAAGTGGTCGATTCTGCTGAACAATTAATGCCAGGTGATGTTATATGTTATGATTTTCAAGGAGATGGTCGTTACGATCACACAACATTTGTTGTAGCAAAGGATCAGGAGAATATGCCGCTTGTGAATGCGCAAACTTATAATAGTCGCATGCGTTATTGGTCATATGAAGATTCTACTGCATATACACCAAATATAAAGTACACATTTTTTCGAATCATTGATGATACGAGTTCGAAATAA
- a CDS encoding B3/B4 domain-containing protein has protein sequence MEILISDELKQLIPEFKIGVVQYQDIQVSDSPQMLMGRLRLFQESLYFDYADQKVSDIPAINEWRKLFKTIGTDPNRYRPSNEALYRRVQKQQYLHTVNSAVDMNNFLSLQYKIPLGIYDVSNLDGDVVIKIGTEQDSYIAINEREVSLTKKLVSADQHGAFGSPYVDSKRSVVTSDTTQALHLIYFQPSLQKDEALTLLQALSNMFTQIHGGTAEVNVI, from the coding sequence TTGGAAATTCTAATTAGTGATGAATTAAAGCAATTAATACCAGAATTTAAAATCGGAGTCGTTCAATATCAAGATATACAGGTTTCCGACTCTCCTCAAATGCTTATGGGTCGATTACGATTGTTTCAAGAATCCTTATACTTTGATTATGCAGATCAAAAAGTCTCTGATATCCCAGCAATAAATGAATGGAGAAAATTATTTAAAACAATTGGTACAGATCCAAACCGTTACCGCCCATCTAATGAGGCATTATATCGTCGTGTACAAAAACAACAATATTTACATACAGTAAACTCAGCAGTTGATATGAATAACTTTTTATCTCTTCAATATAAAATTCCTTTAGGTATTTATGATGTTAGTAATCTCGATGGTGATGTTGTAATTAAAATAGGTACCGAACAGGACTCGTATATTGCGATTAATGAGCGTGAGGTGTCTTTAACAAAGAAGCTAGTATCCGCTGATCAACACGGAGCTTTCGGAAGTCCTTATGTTGATTCAAAACGATCAGTTGTTACATCAGACACAACTCAAGCACTTCATCTTATCTATTTTCAGCCTTCACTTCAAAAGGATGAGGCATTAACTTTATTACAAGCATTATCAAATATGTTCACACAAATACATGGTGGTACAGCTGAGGTTAACGTCATTTAA
- the mscL gene encoding large-conductance mechanosensitive channel protein MscL encodes MFQEFKKFALKGNVLDLAVAVVIGAAFGKIVTSLVNDIITPIIGLLMGGINFSHLSYSVVKYGAFIQSVIDFFIIAFSIFLVVRFFNRFKKKEEAAVPPVDTKEELLKEIRDLLKESKS; translated from the coding sequence ATGTTTCAAGAATTTAAAAAATTTGCTTTAAAAGGAAATGTATTAGATTTAGCTGTTGCAGTTGTCATTGGAGCTGCTTTCGGTAAAATTGTTACTTCCCTTGTAAATGATATTATTACGCCAATTATTGGACTGCTTATGGGAGGGATCAATTTTAGCCATCTATCTTACTCAGTAGTTAAATATGGAGCGTTTATTCAATCAGTTATTGACTTTTTCATCATTGCCTTTTCAATCTTTTTGGTCGTTCGTTTCTTTAATCGATTTAAAAAGAAGGAAGAAGCTGCAGTTCCACCAGTAGATACTAAAGAAGAGCTCCTAAAAGAAATTAGAGATTTATTAAAGGAATCGAAATCATAA
- the trmL gene encoding tRNA (uridine(34)/cytosine(34)/5-carboxymethylaminomethyluridine(34)-2'-O)-methyltransferase TrmL: MKNLALHVVLYQPEIPANTGNIARSCAATNTTLHLIRPLGFSTDDKMLKRAGLDYWEYVNVVYHDSLDELFETYADGEFFYLTKFGQQPHTTFDYSNVEKDYFFVFGRETTGLPKDLIEANMDRCLRLPMTEHVRSLNLSNTAAILIYEALRQQEYPGLK; this comes from the coding sequence GTGAAAAATTTGGCTTTACACGTAGTATTATATCAACCAGAAATTCCTGCAAATACAGGAAATATTGCGCGTTCTTGTGCAGCAACAAACACAACTCTTCATTTGATCCGTCCATTAGGTTTCTCTACGGATGATAAAATGTTAAAACGAGCAGGATTAGATTATTGGGAATATGTAAATGTCGTTTATCATGATTCATTGGACGAATTATTTGAAACTTACGCAGATGGAGAATTTTTCTACTTAACGAAATTTGGCCAACAGCCACATACAACATTTGATTATAGTAATGTAGAAAAGGATTATTTCTTCGTGTTTGGAAGAGAGACAACAGGACTACCTAAGGATTTAATTGAGGCAAATATGGATAGATGCTTACGTCTGCCAATGACAGAGCATGTCCGCTCATTGAATCTATCCAATACAGCAGCAATATTAATTTATGAAGCATTAAGACAACAAGAATATCCTGGATTAAAATAA